The window AGCTTCAAAGGTCGGTGTGTAACCTAATAACGCGTTGAACTCTTGTTGTGCTTGTTGCTGTTTATCTAATGCAACTAAAATGTTAGCATACAACAGATGTCCTTCGGCAGAACTGTAGTTAGGATTAGTTTTTCTTAATAAATCCAGCTGTTCTATTGCTTTATCATATTGTTTGTCTTGATAGAGCGCGAGTGCATACTGCAATAGAATATCGGGTGCCGTCTTATAAATATTTGATAACGCTTGTTCATAATAAGGAATCGCTTCTTTCACTCTTCCGTTATCCACTAATGCTTTTGCTAAACGAACTTTTGCATCAATCGTAGGTGATATTTCTAGTACTTGTTGTGCTTCACGTAACTCTTTTGCTGGGTTAAATGCTTTTCTGAGTTGTGATTCAATTAGGTAGCCTGAATGTGAACTGCGTAAATTAGGTAAAATGATCGCAATAAAATAGACTAAACTACCGAAAAAAGGGAAAACAAATAAAATAAATAGCCAATAGAGACTTTGGCCTGTGCGGATAACATGAATTGCACAAATGATTGCAATTATCGTACTTAATCCAATACCTAAAACTGGCATTTTTACATCCTTAGTATTTCAAAATAAAAACAGTAAATAGCATTACATGAACCGATTAATTTTAATCGGTAATTTATCACTTTATAGCCTAAATTAATATTCGTTATTTTTCACTAAAAAGTAAAAAGGATGCAAAGGCATCCTTTTAGATGGGGCAAGATCGTCTCTATTATTAGGCTAATTTATCTGCAGATTTTAAAATAGAGAGTAGCAGTAACCAATATTTTTCTACAGTTTTGATATTAACTTTTTCATCCGGTGAATGTGGTGAAACAATAGTTGGTCCAATAGAGATCATATCCATATAAGGATAATTTTTAGTAAATAGTCCACATTCAAGTCCAGCATGAATGACCATGATTTTCGCTTTTTGATCAAAAATTTCATGATAATTGTGTTCTGCCAATTTTAATAATTTAGAATCAAGATTTGGTGTCCAACCAGAATAGCCACCATTGACTTCATAGTCACAGCTAATTAATTGACTTTGTGAAATTAAAGATGAAACAACCGCATCTTTAGCCGAATCAACTTGTGAACGAATTAAAAAATAGATAGCAATTTGATTATCCTTAATCTCCACAATACCTAAATTGAGTGATGTTTCAACGATACCAGGTATTTCATCGCTCATTCTTACAACGCCATTTGGCGCACAATTTAACCAATTAAGAATTTTGTTCTGTTGGTCGATAGTGATGACGCGTTTAACTTGTTCTTTTTCTAGTTTGCTATAAGTTAATGATAAGTTTGGTTCAACATGTTTTAACTCATGTTTTAAAATCTCTTCAAATTGTTTAGTAATTTGCTCAAAACGCGCAAGATCTTTTTGACTCAAGGTTATCTCAGCAAATGCTTCACGTGGAATTGCATTACGTAAACTACCACCTCTAAAGTCAGACAATCTAAAAGGAATATCTTGTGCATATTCAGCTAAAAAACGGATCAGTAATTTGATTGCATTTCCACGACCTAAATGGATATCGCATCCAGAATGTCCACCTTTCAGTCCCTTTAATGAGATTCGTAAACAAGTATCGTGAAATTCAGGAATAACAGCATAAGTGATTGGAAATGATGATTTGAAATCAACGCCACCAGCACAACCAGTAAAAATTTCACCTTCATCTTCTGAATCGGTATTAATTAGAAAACGGCTATTTAGCCAGTTCGGTTGCAAACCAAAAGCACCAACCATACCCGTTTCTTCTGATGCAGTTACTAATACTTCAAGTGGCCCATGTTCAACGCTTGGATCACTAAGTACCGCTAATGCAGATGCAAGACCTACACCATTATCTGCACCTAATGTTGTTCCTTGAGCTTTAACCCATTCACCATCAATATAAGGTTTGATTGGATCGATTAAAAAGTCATGTTGAGTATCTTCGTTTTTCTGTGGAACCATATCCATATGCGCTTGTAATGCAATAGAAGAGTAGTGTTCCATACCTTTAGTTGCCGCCTTGCGTAATAAAATATTACCCGTTTTATCTAAATGGCACTCTATTTTGTGTGTGGCAGCAAAGTCTATAATAAATTTAGTGATCATCTCTTCATGGTGTGAAGGGTGTGGAATTTGGCAAATTTGGTTAAAAATAGTCCAAACTGATTTAGGTGTTAAAGATGACAGCATAATAAACCTCAAGATTCGATTAATAAATTAGTAGTTTTTATTTACTACTCACACTATAATTAGGTGCAATTTTACATTCATTTTGGGCTGATTGATATCGCAATTTATCAATTGTTGATATTTGGTCTGCCTTACTATTTAAAATTGTAGGTTATTATGTCAACAAAATCAGCGTCCACAGAGTCAATCTCAAGACAACATGAATCATCACAAGATGAAATTAAGGCACAAAAGCAGCTGAAAGCTGAAAAAATTGCTGAAAAAGCAAAATATACCGTAACTTGGGATCTACTACAGATGTACGGTCGTGAACTGTCTAAACGTTTATTACCAGCGGAACAATGGAAAGGGATCATTGCTGTAAGCCGTGGCGGTCTAGTTCCGGCAGCAATTCTTGCTAGAGAATTAAGCATCCGTTATGTTGATACAGTTTGTATTTCAAGTTATGACCATGATCATCAACGTGAAAAATTAATTCTGAAAAAAGCAGAAGGTGACGGTGAAGGATTCATTGTAGTCGATGATCTCGTTGATACTGGTGGAACAGCTCACTCAATTCGTGATATGTATCCTAAAGCAAAATTTGTGACTATTTTTGCTAAACCAGCTGGAAAATCATTAGTTGATGATTATATTATTGATATTCCACAAGATACATGGATTGAACAACCTTGGGATACAGGGATTAGCTTTGTCAAACCACTCAGTGATAAAAAGTAACCATCAGTAGCACAAGTTTTTATTGTGCTATCTATAATCTAATAGAAATCTATTTTTTTAGAGTATAAAGGGTATGACAGCAAATAAAAACTTATCTGAAACATTATTTAAACCTAAATTTGATTATCCTGAAACGTCGTCATTAATTCAGCGTAGTGGTTTAAACAGTAATTCATCTCGTTCAATGCTTGATGGTGAAGGTCGCCAAAATTGGTATCGAATGATTAATCGCTTATCTTGGCATTGGCACGGACTTCCTTTGCTTGATATTGAAGAAGTTTTAGCGAGAATCGCTGTATCGAGAAAAAAAAGAACCAATGAAAATTGGCTTGATACTGTCATCGGTTATCAATTAGGTAACTGGATCTATGAGTTTTTAGCTCAATCGGTTGTTTGGCAACAAAAAGCGGAGCAGTACCATAGTTCTGATGATGAACAGACGATATCACAAAATTGTCATAAAGCTTGGTTAACTGCGAGTTTATTTGCAGGTCTTGCCAGTTATCCTTATTTTCGTAACGATGATTTATCGACTCAAGCGCAAGTTTTTGCTAGTCGCTACTATCGTGAAGCCATGAACTACTCTCCTTATCAAATCAAAGAGTTAGATTTTCTGGTTGAAAATAAAACAGTCAAAGCGATATTGCATACACCACTAAAAAAAGGTGATGAGCCTCGCGTCTTTCCTATCGTTTTTTTATGTTCTGGTTTAAGTAATTTACAATCTGATTTCTATCAATATTTTGTTAACTATCTAGCACCATTAGGGGTTGGGTTATTAACGGTAGATACGCCATCGATCGGTGCAAGTAAACAGTTTAATCTTTCACAAAATACTAGCGTTATTCATCAGGCGATTTTAGAACAGATTAAATCTGTACCACTTATCGATTACGATAAGATTATTCTGTTGGGCTATCGTTTCGGTGCTAATATCGCAATGCGACTTGCCTATTTAATGCCGAATCAGATTAAAGGTGTGATTAATGTAGCGCCAGTGATACATCAATTTTTTACTGATCGCCAAATGCAGAGCCAATTACCAGCAATTTATCGTGATATTATTGCTAGTAGCTTAGATCATAATTCAATTTCTGATCAACAATTATTAGCTGAGTTACAGTTCTTTTCATTAAAAGAACAACGACTATTAACTCGGCCATGTGCGATGCCTATTCTTAATATCTATTATGAAGGCGATTCAATGAGTTCATTAGATGATATAAAATTACTCACTTCTAGCAAAAAGGTATCATTGATTCATATTAAATCTTTGGCACTGATGAAGAGTTTAGAGCAGTCATCGAAGCAGTCCTCCCAGTGGATCGAGGCATTAATTAAATAATTTCTATTCATTAAATGGTTATAAAATGAAACGTCAAACAATTGTTATAAAATTGGGGACTAGTGTATTGACTGGCGGTTCAAAGAAGTTAGACCGCTCAAAAATCGTAGAGCTAGTTAGACAGTGCCATCAATTACATCAGCAAGGGCATAAAATTGTCGTTGTAACCTCGGGTGCAATTGCAGCTGGTCGTGAGTGTTTAAATTATCCCGATTTACCCAAGACCGTCGCTTCAAAACAACTACTCGCTTCGGTAGGGCAAGGAAAATTGATCCAACTGTGGGAACAACTTTTCTCTATTTATAATATTTTTATTGGTCAAATGCTATTAACGCGTGCCGATATGGAAGATCGCGAACGCTTTCTCAATGCGCAAGATGTTATGCAAGCAATGCTCGATAATCATATTGTGCCTGTTATTAATGAAAATGATGCTGTAGCAACTGCTGAAATCAAAGTCGGTGATAATGATAACTTATCCGCTCTCGTTGCAATTTTAGCTCAAGCCGATAAGTTAATTTTATTGACGGATCAGGCTGGTTTATTTACAGCTGATCCAAGGAAAGATCCTCAGGCTAAATTAATTAGTGAAATCGAAACTATTGATACAGCCTTAAAAGCAATTGCTGGAGATAGCGTATCTGGACTTGGAACCGGGGGAATGGGGACTAAGTTACAGGCTGCTGAAATAGCTGGTAAAGCAGGTATTGAAGTTGTGATAGCTGCTGGTAGTCGGCCAAATGTTATTGCCGATATTGCTAATGATGTATCAGTAGGTACGCGCTTTATACCAAAGAAAACACCTTTAGAACATCGTAAATACTGGTTGTTTGGTGCTCCTCCTGCTGGGAGTATCTGTTTGGATGATGGGGCTATTCACGCAATTTTAAACGAAGGTCGTTCAATTTTACCGAAAGGTATTATTAGCGTTAGTAATAACTTTTCACGTGGTCAAGCTATTGATATCTGTAATAAAGATGGAATGAGTATTGCTCGAGGTGTTTCTCGTTATAATAGTGATGCTTTAAGACAAATTGCAGGTCATCATTCACAAGAGATTAGCCAATTAATTGGTTATGAATATGGCCCTGTTGCTGTTCATCGTGATGATATGATAATTAAATAGCCGTTAATAAAGTATTTAAATAATAAAATAACAACATAACAGAAATAGGAAAATAATATGGGATTAGCTATCGGTGGCGTAATTGCCAATTGGTGTGGTGTTTTGATTGTTTATCTTAATGCTCTGAACGATTATTCATATAATATGATGTTACCTTTTGTCATTATTAGTGCATTAATTAGTACAATTGGTCTAATCATTGCAGCCGCAGGTAGTAAAAAAATAGGTGGTATTTTAGTTATTATTGGTAGCATTTTATTTATTCCATTAGGATTAATTGGTATTTTTGGTGGAAAAAAAGTAATGAGTACTGACGATGCACAAACTTTAGAGATGCGCCGTAATCAATTAAAACAAAATAATCAGCACAATCTAGGTGAATAACGTGGAAATGTAAAAACAGCATGTTAAGCAATTTCATGCTTGTCACAATATCATGGTATGTTTGATTTTGATGTTTATTTTATTCGCTTTAGCATAGAAAGTATGCGGTTTTAGGGATAGTTGGATTAAGGTTGTTAAGCGTAGTTAATTTCTTTTTATCTTATAAAATAGGGAAACTATGCTAAACCCTTTTATTATTGTCTGTTGCTGTATATTGATGATTATTCGTTATAATATAGTTTATGCTATTATTTTCAGAACGCTCTTTGTCGATCAAACAGGGACTAGGCCGAACAGCTATTGTCACTGTTTTTGATCAGGTTAACAAAATTAAAAAACAGAATAATAAATTGATACTATATAGTAACGAGCAGGGAGTAACAAAAAAATGGTTGTTTACTTGGGTGGTTTGGAAAAACAAGATGAACAACGTTTTTTAAATACATTACAGCCTTTACTTGAAAAATTTGTCAATTAAGAGGACTCTTATGCTACAACAATTAGGACTAGCAGCCAAACAAGCTTCATTTTTACTCACTCAATGTTCTACCTCTCAGAAGAATGCAGCATTAAGCTGTATTGCTGATTTATTAGAACAGCAAGCGGATCAAATTTTAGCGGCAAACCAGCTTGATATGCAGTCAGCTAAAGATAATGGTATTAGTGAAGCTATTTTAGACCGTTTATTACTGACAAAACCACGTTTATCCGCGATTGCTGATGATGTTAGAAAAGTGATAACACTCACCGATCCTATTGGTCAGGTTATTGATGGAAGTACGCTTGATAGTGGTTTAAAACTACAACGTCAGCGAGTTCCGTTAGGGGTGATTGGTGTTATTTATGAGGCGCGACCGAATGTTACGATTGATATTGCATCTTTATGCTTAAAAACAGGTAATGCAGCAATTTTACGAGGTGGTAAAGAGACAATTCATACTAATAAAGCAATGATTGAGGTTGTGCAACAAGCACTTAAATTATCAAATCTACCTGCCGCTGCCGTGCAATCAATTAATAATCCTGACCGTAAGTACATCAATGAACTACTTAAACTCGATCAGTATGTTGATATGATTATTCCTCGTGGTGGGGCTGCTTTACATAAATTATGTCGTGAACACTCGACTATTCCTGTTATCACAGGTGGAATTGGTGTTTGTCATATTTTTGTTGATGAAACGGCTGATTTTGATAAAGCATTACCGATTATTATTAATGCCAAAACTCAGCGACCAAGTACTTGTAATACCGTTGAAACCTTGCTGGTTCACAGTGAGATAGCTGAACAATTTTTACCGAAGTTGAGTCAAACGCTAGCAGATAAAAACGTTATTTTGCACGCTGATGAGAAAGCATTTGATATACTGAAACGCGAATTAGCAAATGTTCTTCCAGTCAAAGATGAAGAGTTACGTAATGAATGGCTATCCAAAGATCTTAATGTTGTCATTGTGAATTCGTTATCAGCCGCAGTTGATCATATTCGAGAATATGGTAGTGCACATTCTGATGCTATTTTGACGCGTAGTTTAATAAATGCAGAACGTTTTGTTCAGCTCGTTGATTCTGCCGCTGTATATGTCAACGCTTCAACACGTTTTACTGATGGAGGACAATTTGGGCTTGGTGCCGAGGTTGCCGTTAGTACTCAAAAATTACATGCTAGGGGACCGATGGGACTAGAGGCATTGACTACGCATAAATGGATTGGTTATGGTGACGATTTAGTTCGTCCTTAATTTTGTATCTTGGTTAATATACTAAAGGCGACCTAAGTCGCCTTTAGTATTTTTAAGTTAGATTTTTAGTATGCTATTTACTCAGTGGATTATCTGTTGTTGCTCCTTCCGGAAAATTACGCATTAATAGTGCATAATCTAAGGCAACATCTTCTGGAATTGGCAAATAAACAATATGCCCATCCCCCAATCCAGCAGGAACTGGCTGACCTTTTTTATTTTGCATACTCTCAATAATAAAGTTCACGTTGCCTTGTGGTGTCATCATCTCAACGCTATCGCCGACAGAGAATCGATTTTTAACAATCACTTCAGCTAAACCATTTAAGCGTTTACCACTAAATTCACCAACAAATTGTTGTTTACTTGATACCGAATGACTATGCTCATAATTTTGCATCTCTTCATGGTTATGGCGGCGTAAAAAACCTTCGGTATAGCCACGATTAGCTAACGCATCAAGTTCAATGAGTAAATTGGGATCGAATGGTTTACCTTCTGCTGCTGCATCAATTGCCTGACGATAAACTTGAGCAGTACGTGCACAATAATAAAATGACTTAGTTCGTCCTTCGATTTTTAACGAGTGAACACCGATTCGAGTTAAATCATTCACTAACTCGACCGCTCTCAAGTCTTTTGAATTCATGATATAGGTACCATGCTCGTCTTCAAAAGCCTGCATATATTCGCCCGGTCGTCCTGACTCTTCTAGCATAAAGACTTTATTGGTTGTATCACCAAGGCTTAATGGCGATTCAACTTGCTTAAATGGAATTGGCTGCTGCTTATGTACAATTTGACCAACATCATCTTCTTTACCCTCTGAAACTTTATATTCCCAGCGGCAGGCATTAGTACACGTTCCTTGATTTGGATCGCGTTTATTGATGTAACCAGAAAGTAAACAACGACCTGAATAAGCCATACATAATGCACCATGAATAAAGACTTCTAGCTCCATTTCAGGAACATTTTCACGGATTTCTGCAATCTCATCAACGGATAGCTCTCGGGATAATACCACTCGTGTTAAACCCATTTGCTGCCAGAATTTCACTGTAGCCCAGTTAACAGCATTTGATTGTACTGATAGATGAATTTCCATTTCAGGGAAATTTTCTCGGACTAACATTATTAATCCTGGATCTGACATGATGAATGCATCTGGCTTCATATCGACCACTGGTTTTAAATCACGAATAAAGGTTTTTAGCTTGGAGTTATGAGGGGCAATATTTACCACAACATAGAATTTTTTACCTTGTGCGTGGGCTTCATTGATACCAATTGCTAAGTTTTCATGATTAAATTCGTTATTACGAACTCGTAAACTATAACGGGGTTGTCCTGCGTAAACCGCATCTGCGCCATAGGCAAATGCATAGCGCATATTTTTTAGTGAGCCAGCAGGGGATAGCAGCTCAGGTTTTGCATAAAGAGTTTTCATTTGTGTTCAATGCCTCTGATTTCAGGTCAGTGAACCACTATTAAAGTAGTTCAGGTTAAAGCATTCATTAATATGGATTAATTACTAATTACTTGCTTGAAAATTTGTGCCACTTCGGAGCTTTGTGCCGTAAATGTGACATTACCTGAATATTCTATCATATGCTCTGCATTTAAATGAGCATATTTATTTACCATTTCTAATGTTTCCCATCCTCCCATGGTTGTAACGGTCAACAAAAATTGGAGAGCTTCTTAGGCAGTTTTTAGTAAATTATGTGCAAATATCTTCTGCAGTACGTTTATATTTATTCTTTTTTTGTAAAAAAATTGATGTCTGTTTCAATTTCTAGCACTTCATATTCGTTGTTCGATATGAATATGTACTCCTTATATGACTCAAATATGACACCATCCCTCAGTTCACTTGATCTAATATCTTTGATTTTAAATTCAAACTCATACAAATTAAATGGATTCCCATCTAAGAAATAAAACATAACACCGTTTTCTTTTTTATATGTTATATTTACAGGATCGCCTTGCCATCTTTCTGAATAATTAAACGCGCTGGCATCACGATTATAATCATACTCCTTGACGCGCCTTTTACAAAGCCATTCACCCAACAACATATCCTCTGTGACTTGCTCTTTTTCACCACAGCCAACCAACAAAATGATTGATACAGAGATAACCATCAATTTTTTAAACATTACAATTTCCTATTCATTATTATTTTTAGAAATTATACATTTGTTTAGACGTAAAAAAACCGCAATTAAGCGGTTTTAATTAAACTATACAATGTTTTATTGGTTGACTACTCTAATTTGTTTGACATCAATTTCGACTGAATTCCAATCTTTATCAACCTCTCCCGTAATTTCAACTAAATCAGTCGGGGTTACGGTTTGTCCTCTCCATTCGTCACGATCAATCTCGACTTGAATTTCACCAGTACTATCTTTAAAGACATAATTGTCTTTAGTTAAACGTTGAGTGATATTACCTCGTAGTGTTACCCATGAATCATCAGGAAGATCCTTTGCTTGCGCAATAGTTACAGTTGACGTAGCGCCAGTAAATCCTGATTGTGTAACTGGGCCGCCAAATCCACCCTGCGGAGCAGGAGCTGCAATTGCTGCACCAGAAAGACCTAATGTTACAATTAATGCTAATGATGTTAATTTTTTCATATTTTTATCCTCGTTTATTTAAGCTTGATATGTTGTCTTTATGTAAGTTATTTAATCAAATAAATATTAAGAGAATATTAATTTTTTAAATTAATTTTATTAGAAGTAAATTTACAAGGTTTTCATTTGTTAATTTCTCTTATTGCTCAACTAAACAAACGTTTTTAATGTGTAACGGTATACTTTTCTTGGAGACATACTTAGCGGTATGATAAACCATCAACTAAGGAGATTACCCCGTGACAAGACAACTAAGTAGTGAATTTAAACGAGAATGTGCAGAGCTCGTTCTTAATTATGGTTATGCACATAAAGATGCAGCAAAAACAATGAATGTGAGTATTTCATCAATTGGGCGTTGGGTAACACAATATAGAAAAGAACGACAAGGTATTACGCCTAAAAGTAGTGCGCTGACCGCTGAACAAAAACGAATACAAGCTTTAGAAAAACAAGTTAAGCAGTTGCAAAGTGATAATCAGTTATTAAAAAAGGCTTCAGCCTTCTTCGCCATCGAAATGACAAGCAGCAACAAATAGCGTTAATACTGAAGAAGGCAGGAAATGAAACCGCTCAAATCTGTCGGTGTTTATCATTAGCACCGAGTACTTTTTATTATCGAATTAAACATCGCGCATGTAAATTAATGAATACTAGGCTTGAAATTGCCATAAAATCAATTCATAACGAAATGGACGGTATATATGGAAAAAGAAGAATGTTAGTTGAACTGGTTAAAAAAGGGTTTAAGCTTGGTTTAGATAAGGTCCGACGCTTAATGCGAAAATTAGGCCTAGTGGCTAAAAGGACTAAACAGCATTCCTATCCTCGTGGCGGTAAATCATCGCTACTGGCACCCAATCATTTAAATCGACAATTTAATCCAGCAACGATTAATCGCTATTGGTCTGGCGATATTACCTATATTCGGACAAGGCAAGGTTGGCTCTATCTGGCTGTCGTGATGGACCTATGCTCTAGGCGTATTGTTGGATGGGCCTTTTCTGAAAAGCCAAACAGTTTACTGACGGTTAAGGCACTAAACATGGCGATACAGCGTCGAAAAGGAAAATGCCCTACCTTATTTCATTGTGATCAGGGGATTCAATATCGTAGTGAACAATTTCAACAGTTATTATCATATCATCAAATTACCTTTAGTATGAGTAGAGCTGGAAATTGTTTAGACAATGCCGTTACTGAACGATTTTTTAGATCATTAAAATCAGAAAGAATTAATTATCGAGATTATATAACAAGAGAGCAAGCGATGGGCGATATTATTGATTATATCGAACCGATTTATAATCAAAAACGAAGACATTATAAACTTGGATTTATTTCACCAGCAGAATTTGAACATAATTTACTAAAAACTGCCTAAGAAGCTCTCCAATTTTTGTTGACCGTTACACCCCTGAGCTTTGATTTCGTTGATATGTTTTTCACTCTCAAGCTCTTTGATTCTGGCTTGGAGTTGTTCGACGTCTTTATAATTTACCCAATGCCCATCATTGCATTTAGTAACATTACTTGAGTTTCCGTTAGCGGAAGTTATTTTATATCGTTCAACCTCTTTCACTTAATCACCTCTATTGACATAATTAAAAGGGTGGTAGCATTTCAATACTTAACATTACATAACCTTTCTGTAAGTAAGTTTCATCATCAAAAATATGTGTTATATAGAAATCCCAACAGCGACCAGTAAATTTTTTCCCATCCCATTCTTTAAGCGTTAACGTGTCGCCAACTTTATAATCTCGGTCGTTATAACGCAGTTCGGCTTTCTTTTTGTCGTTCCAAACATCCTCATAATTTTGAGGTAATATCTTAAGTTCGTGAATCATTTTTCAATCTCCATGCTTGATAATATGTGAGCGATAACATCTACCGTCCAGCCGTTGAATATCTACGTGTAGCAAATGCTGTATGAACGATATCCATATCTGAGTGATTACATCCAGAATGCGCTCCGGCGGTTAAACATCCTGACTTATGCTGACTTGATTTTATACACCCTTTTTTTGATATGATTTGATAGGGTGAGTCCCATTCCACTGCTTACTGCCAAAAGGTGAGTTTAAACCACCGACTCTTAAGCATTTTGATTTTTCTCTAACTTTTACTCCGATAGGGCAATCTGGCAAATTTTCGAGAATATCCTTTAATAAAATTCCTTTATCTTTTGGCTGTTCAAACTTCCAGTTAGCCCAATATAAACGCTTTCTATTTTGAGCTGATACTAAGGCGCTATTAATCATAATCGGCTCAACTCCAACCACTGACGTTATTACATTCTCAAACTCTTTTTTCATGCGAACATTTTCGAGTAAGAATTTAACTTTCGGATTAATTGATTGGGCGTGCGATAATATTTCAGCAAATCGGAAGAATAAAGCAGAACGTTTATCATCAAACGCTAATTGTTTACCGGCAAAAGAAAAACCCTGGCAAGGTGAACCTGCAAAGATCAAATCAATACTTGACCAATCAATATTCCAGCTTTCCCAATTATTAATATCGCCCATTCGGATAATATCCGGGTAGTTATTTTGACTAACTTGAATTGCGTATTTATCTATTTCACTAGCGTAATATTTATCGACTTTAATATTTGCACGATCGAGAGCAACTCGACCAGAACTTATCCCATCAAACAGGCTTAAAACGTTCATTGTTATATTCCTCAGAAAATAGTAATCGCGCTGAAATTAATCAGCGTGATAAGTTTAGGTTAATTAGTAGGTTAGGGGGTAGGTAGTTATCAACAGATATTGGGGATTATCCAAAAATGAATAACAGGTCGTTATCAATTATTTTTAAGCATGATTGGCATTCATAAACTTTAGATAAGCACCATTTGCATGGTGACGATATATGGCAACTGCAACAGTTTATTAAGCCTAAACTTAGTGAATACGCCAGATGTAAAGCTACGGCATCCCCACCACAATTACATTTAATAATGTCATCTTCCATAATTCACTCCAAAATTTAGTTGTTAAAAAACTGCACCAGGCGGATTATTGTGGTTGTAATGAGTTGAGAGCTTCATTTTTATGAATGTGAAGTTTGCAGGATTGTTTAGCTTGTTTCTATCAGCAATATTCTGCTTGCACTTATAACCACATGTATTTGTTCTACGCCAAGTTAGATCGTTCATTCTTTCTGTGCGATAAAATGTATTGCCGCATTTTGTGCAGGTTTTAGAATTCATTCTCTTGCTCCAGTTGTTTAATTAATATATGATCTACAGCCTTCGTTAAGTGAAGCTAGACCTGAAAATAATAAATTATGAAAAATAATAAATTATCTAATAAAATAGCTATAATTGTATGCGTTCCATTTCTTATTATTGGAGGGGCATATTTTATTTATCATGAGTGTGTTTTAAAAGAGAAAGATATTTCAGGCATTATTTCGTTGATTTTTATGTTTTTCGTTATGTGCGGTATTTATTTTTTGTTGAAAAAAGGCTTTTCAATAATGAGTATAAAAATT is drawn from Orbaceae bacterium BiB and contains these coding sequences:
- the yegQ gene encoding tRNA 5-hydroxyuridine modification protein YegQ, with protein sequence MKTLYAKPELLSPAGSLKNMRYAFAYGADAVYAGQPRYSLRVRNNEFNHENLAIGINEAHAQGKKFYVVVNIAPHNSKLKTFIRDLKPVVDMKPDAFIMSDPGLIMLVRENFPEMEIHLSVQSNAVNWATVKFWQQMGLTRVVLSRELSVDEIAEIRENVPEMELEVFIHGALCMAYSGRCLLSGYINKRDPNQGTCTNACRWEYKVSEGKEDDVGQIVHKQQPIPFKQVESPLSLGDTTNKVFMLEESGRPGEYMQAFEDEHGTYIMNSKDLRAVELVNDLTRIGVHSLKIEGRTKSFYYCARTAQVYRQAIDAAAEGKPFDPNLLIELDALANRGYTEGFLRRHNHEEMQNYEHSHSVSSKQQFVGEFSGKRLNGLAEVIVKNRFSVGDSVEMMTPQGNVNFIIESMQNKKGQPVPAGLGDGHIVYLPIPEDVALDYALLMRNFPEGATTDNPLSK
- a CDS encoding YgiW/YdeI family stress tolerance OB fold protein, with protein sequence MKKLTSLALIVTLGLSGAAIAAPAPQGGFGGPVTQSGFTGATSTVTIAQAKDLPDDSWVTLRGNITQRLTKDNYVFKDSTGEIQVEIDRDEWRGQTVTPTDLVEITGEVDKDWNSVEIDVKQIRVVNQ
- a CDS encoding transposase, with the protein product MTRQLSSEFKRECAELVLNYGYAHKDAAKTMNVSISSIGRWVTQYRKERQGITPKSSALTAEQKRIQALEKQVKQLQSDNQLLKKASAFFAIEMTSSNK
- a CDS encoding IS3 family transposase, coding for MLKKAGNETAQICRCLSLAPSTFYYRIKHRACKLMNTRLEIAIKSIHNEMDGIYGKRRMLVELVKKGFKLGLDKVRRLMRKLGLVAKRTKQHSYPRGGKSSLLAPNHLNRQFNPATINRYWSGDITYIRTRQGWLYLAVVMDLCSRRIVGWAFSEKPNSLLTVKALNMAIQRRKGKCPTLFHCDQGIQYRSEQFQQLLSYHQITFSMSRAGNCLDNAVTERFFRSLKSERINYRDYITREQAMGDIIDYIEPIYNQKRRHYKLGFISPAEFEHNLLKTA
- a CDS encoding DUF3850 domain-containing protein; translation: MIHELKILPQNYEDVWNDKKKAELRYNDRDYKVGDTLTLKEWDGKKFTGRCWDFYITHIFDDETYLQKGYVMLSIEMLPPF
- a CDS encoding DNA cytosine methyltransferase, translated to MNVLSLFDGISSGRVALDRANIKVDKYYASEIDKYAIQVSQNNYPDIIRMGDINNWESWNIDWSSIDLIFAGSPCQGFSFAGKQLAFDDKRSALFFRFAEILSHAQSINPKVKFLLENVRMKKEFENVITSVVGVEPIMINSALVSAQNRKRLYWANWKFEQPKDKGILLKDILENLPDCPIGVKVREKSKCLRVGGLNSPFGSKQWNGTHPIKSYQKKGV